From Plasmodium falciparum 3D7 genome assembly, chromosome: 9, one genomic window encodes:
- a CDS encoding glutamine synthetase, putative, which yields MKSVSFSNNAELYEYIKDKKNDVEIVACIITNLLGTYFKCFFYVKEITLNKLESGFSFDASSIKLCSDTEVSDFFIKVDHSTCYLEECDGKNILNIMCDIKRYNGFDYYKCPRTILKKTCEFVKNEGIADKVCIGNELEFFIFDKVNYSLDEYNTYLKVYDRESFSCKNDLSSIYGNHVVNKVEPHKDHFNNPNNEYLINDDSKKVKKKSGYFTTDPYDTSNIIKLRICRALNDMNINVQRYHHEVSTSQHEISLKYFDALTNADFLLITKQIIKTTVSSFNRTATFMPKPLVNDNGNGLHCNISLWKNNKNIFYHNDPSTFFLSKESFYFMYGIVKHAKALQAFCNATMNSYKRLVPGFETCQKLFYSFGSRSAVIRLSLINYSNPSEKRIEFRLPDCANSPHLVMAAIILAGYDGIKSKEQPLVPFESKDNHFYISSIFSKYVQHPENFNILTHALEGYESLHTINESPEFKNFFKCEEPQGISFSLVESLDALEKDHAFLTVNNIFTEEMIQEYIKFKREEIDAYNKYVNAYDYHLYYEC from the exons atga aGTCCGTGAGTTTTTCAAATAATGCTGAGCTGTACGAGTACATAAAGGACAAAAAGAATGATGTAGAAATAGTAGCTTGTATTATTACGAATTTATTAGGAACCTATTTTAagtgttttttttatgtaaaggAGATTACATTAAATAAGTTAGAAAGTGGTTTTTCATTTGACGCGTCTTCTATTAAACTATGTTCAGATACCGAAGTAAgtgatttttttattaaagtaGATCATTCAACATGTTATTTGGAGGAATGTGATggaaagaatatattaaatatcaTGTGTGATATAAAGAGATATAATGgttttgattattataaatgtcCAAGAacaatattaaagaaaacaTGTGAATTTGTTAAGAATGAAGGTATAGCAGATAAAGTTTGTATTGGAAATGAATtggaattttttatatttgataaAGTAAATTATAGTTTAgatgaatataatacatatttaaagGTTTATGATAGAGAATCATTTTCTTGTAAAAATGATTTATCGAGTATTTATGGTAATCATGTTGTAAATAAAGTTGAACCACATAAAGATCATTTTAATAATCctaataatgaatatttaattaatgatgatagtaaaaaagtaaagaaaaaatcCGGTTATTTTACTACAGATCCATATGATACttctaatataattaaactTAGAATATGTAGAGCATTAAATGATATGAATATTAATGTACAAAGATATCATCATGAAGTTTCAACAAGTCAACATGAaatttctttaaaatattttgatgCTCTAACAAATGCTGATTTTTTACTTATTACAaaacaaattattaaaacaaCAGTTAGCTCATTCAACAGAACAGCTACTTTTATGCCTAAACCTTTAGTTAATGATAATGGAAATGGTTTGCATtgtaatatatctttatggaaaaataataaaaatatattctatcATAATGATCCTTCTACTTTCTTTTTATCAAAAgaatctttttattttatgtatggTATAGTTAAACATGCAAAAGCTTTACAAGCCTTTTGTAACGCAACCATGAATTCATATAAAAGATTAGTACCAGGTTTTGAAACTTgtcaaaaattattttattcatttggTTCAAGAAGTGCTGTTATCAGGTTATCTTTGATTAACTACAGTAATCCATCAGAAAAAAGAATTGAATTTAGATTACCTGATTGTGCTAACTCACCACATCTAGTTATGGCTGCTATCATTTTGGCAGGTTATGATGGTATTAAATCAAAAGAACAACCGCTGGTTCCATTTGAAAGTAAAGATAATCATTTCTACATTTCAAGCATATTTTCGAAATATGTACAACACCcagaaaattttaatattcttaCTCATGCCTTGGAAGGTTATGAATCCTTACACACAATTAACGAATCTCCAGAATTTAAAAACTTTTTTAAATGTGAAGAACCACAAGGTATATCTTTTTCTCTTGTCGAAAGTTTAGATGCTTTGGAAAAGGATCACGCATTTTTAActgtaaataatattttcacgGAG gAAATGAtacaagaatatataaagttCAAAAGGGAAGAAATTGAcgcatataataaatatgttaacGCTTATGATTATCACTTATATTATGAATGTTAG
- a CDS encoding pre-mRNA-splicing factor 18, putative: MDSLDSFIKKKKEEIKEIKGNKRWFKQADLENQKNKEINNFYEKELKKKKIEEYERLKKLNDTLDEKHKKNNADVENEETNIEITLSNKQIIMLLRQLKEPIRLFGETDLQRYNRLKELKMNKNELKINEQNIFGDVLRGRLKEDSLDLIEDNIEDEIEKGSDKKDKNNSNVSISEKENNEKGKKIDKEKIIHEWIKRTMKEWNEEIENIVDSKKKIKQATYLQTHKDLKPLEKKLKQKTLESDILDKIYNIVSCCQEKNFKAAHDAYMLLAIGNAAWPMGVTMVGIHERAGRSKIYASEVAHILNDETTRKYIQMIKRLLSFCQRKYCTNPSEAVNLSTIHI; the protein is encoded by the exons ATGGACTCGCTGGAtagttttataaaaaagaaaaaagaagaaataaaag aAATTAAAGGAAACAAAAGATGGTTTAAACAAGCAGATTTGGAAAATCAAAAGAATAAGGAGATTAATAActtttatgaaaaagaactaaaaaaaaagaaaattgaaGAATATGAAAGATTAAag AAATTAAATGACACATTAGatgaaaaacataaaaaaaataatgcgGATGTAGAAAATGAGGAAACAAATATAG AAATAACATTAAGtaataaacaaattattatGCTACTTCGTCAATTAAAAGAACCAATTAGATTATTTGGAGAAACAGACTTACAGag ataTAATAGATTGAAGGagttaaaaatgaataaaaatgaattaaaaattaatgaacAAAACATTTTTGGAGATGTTTTAAGAGGAAg ATTAAAGGAAGATTCACTAGATTTAATTGAAGATAACATAGAAGATGAAATTGAAAAAGGCTcagataaaaaagataaaaataattcaaacGTTTCCATAAgtgaaaaggaaaataatgaaaaaggaaaaaaaatagataaagaaaaaataatacatgaaTGGATAAAAAGAACTATGAAAGAATGGAATGAAGAAATTGAGAATATTGTAGAcagtaaaaagaaaataaaacagGCCACATATTTACAAACACATAAAGATTTGAAGCCactagaaaaaaaattaaaacaaaaaac aTTGGAATCTGATATCCtcgataaaatatataatattgtgtCTTGTTgccaagaaaaaaattttaaagcTGCTCATGACGC atataTGTTATTAGCCATCGGAAACGCTGCATGGCCAATGGGAGTTACGATGGTTGGTATTCATGAACGAGCAGGAAGATCAAAAATTTATGCATCAGAg gttgctcatatattaaatgatgaaacaactagaaaatatattcaaatgaTTAAAAG gttattatcattttgtcAAAGAAAGTATTGCACAAACCCATCGGAAGCCGTTAATTTATCAACAATTCATATatga